The Megalobrama amblycephala isolate DHTTF-2021 linkage group LG22, ASM1881202v1, whole genome shotgun sequence sequence TCACGGTTgtactaatttttttattttacagttgtaatctcttatatgtataatattttatttagtagtagtagtagtaataataatgattactATCCTTTCATAGCACTACGCAGCACTACAAACAAGCATGCCAACAAgttttgtcagaaaaaaatgcaattagaTTTTTTCCCTAAATCATTTAGTCctacttaaaggtcccgttcttcgtgatcccatgtttcaaactttagttagtgtgtaatgttgttgttagagtataaataaaatctgtaaaattttaaagctcaaagttcaatgccaagcgagatattttatttaacagaagtcgcctacatcgaacggccagtttggactacatccctctacttccttctttaatgacgtcactaaaacagttttttgactaacctccgcccacaggaatacgcaagagttgcgtttgtagagtgtgtttgtcgccatgtcgtcgaaacgctgttattttcatcccgcagtccaatcaccgggtctgattccggctcaaattgatagggtaaaattaaagacatgtttacaataacactgagcgcgtgcatctccacgttatggtaagaggcgtgacctttccgggcaagatgcgctaaactgctgtcgaatcacaacacaggaaccgctggcacaactcgttacgtatttctgaaggagggacttcatagaacaaggaagtcatcagcccgtttttatgacagtggaaacagcggtatacagataagtaaattatgtgaaaaatactgtgtttttttacacgcgaaacatgaacacgttatattgcacactataaacacaatcaaagcttcaaaaaaaacacgaaaaacgggacctttaaatggaTTGTTCACTCAccacaaaaataatttacttatcttCATGTTGTACCAAgcctgtatgatttttttcattgttttggaatcaattgactttcattttattaacaaaaagattagtcaaaaaaaagtcatacaagtttggaaaaacatgatggtgagtaaatgatgacattttttatttttgagtgaactatccctttcaaAATGAAGGTGTTTACTGTGAAGGATGACTTTGTACAGCACAAATACGTAAGCCCAAAATGATGCTTCCTGACTAAGTAAATTCCTAAGAATAACCGACCACACCAGTTCTCATGATCTGTCCATCAAGATGAGCAAGTCTTGCCATGCTGTCACATCACTATGGAATGAAGTCATGTTTTCTTTATTGAACTACTAAGAGCcacaattgcattttttttttttttactccttcATTTTGTCTTATGATGGCTACACACCCTTTAGCCATCCAGACtttctgatttatttttatcCTTGTTGATAATCTTGTGTTTCAATGTTTAGAGTGAgagtgaaaatatctcattttgaCTCACCCGTTGATGATCCTTCCACTGGCTCAAAGAGAGTTTCACAGTGAAAACTCGAAAGGACAACCCTTCGGACAAGACTGCACTCGCTCAAACCCACATGATAACATGTGCAGCACCCCTCTCCCTGTACTAATCTGATTACGAGGCTTTATCAGTCTGGACTAGCATCAATATATCTGCATACTgtcaaacacactcacacatagaCACGTAtgtagagagagaaaaaaaaaaagttaattgaaGCAATAACCTTCTAAATCAGTCTGATAGGTTTGGCGTATGGAAGAAAAACCACTGGAGAGCAGAGagtgatttattatttttgtttggttACCTATACCACCTACCATATTACAACCCAGTTCTCCTTTTTATCAGTGAGAACAAGAAGCATAGTTAGGAGGTAGACACGCCCAGCCTGCTTCAGGCATGGGAAGCGTCAAGTAATGCTACATTTGACACCCCATTCATCTCACCTGTCTCATGACCTGCATTTGTCTACTCCAAGTCCACTAGTGGAAAACAAGTCAAGGAAGCATGTCTATGCAATTGCGAAAAACTATGCTAAGCTTTATTGAAAGGTTTCTCTATACTCGTGGAACCTGAAAGGTCTTGAGTAAGTGACATTTAAAAGGAAAGTGCATCCAAAAACAAAACTGTCATCATTTTATTCACTAACATGTCATGACAAATCTgtgtaacattattttttttacttcaataGAACACAAAAGGACATGATCTGAATAATATACTGGTTACTCTTTTCTGTGCAATTACAATGAATGGGGACTGAAGTgttcaagcttcaaaaaagaCACAAATCATCATAAAAGTAGTTCATATTAGACAAAGAAGTAGTTCAAAAGACAAAGTCTTCTGaagatagctttgtgtgagaaacagactTAAAGAAGTTAAACTGATAATCTTCATCTCCAGTGGGCTGTGAAGCATTGCGACTAGTCAGTTATCAGTTATCTCAAGCTGAACTCGAAAATGGAATCAGTCCAGTTTGTGAATTGCATCAACTGTGATTTATTAAGATCCGACTCAAAAAAAGAATGATTTGTTAGTGAATCATCAACTCTCTTGAACCCACCAAAAAGTATGGAAGCTTATTTTCgccactgacaaaaaaaaaaaaaaaaaacataaacatcctttacatctcacaattctgacttttttctcagaattacgtaatataaacttgcaattgcgagttataaagtcagaattatgtgatattaactcgcaattctgagaaaaatgtcagaattaagtgatatagtcagaattgcgagttataaagtcagaattgcgcgttatacagtcagaattatgagatataaactcacaattgcgagaaaaatgtcagaattaagtgatatagtcagaactgcgagttataaagtcagaatcgcgagatataaaCGCAATTAGTTTTTCCTCTAAATTGGAcattaaaactcgcaattgcgagatataaactccaTTTGCGAGAAAacaattcagaattgcgagtttataactcgcaactctgactttatttcttgcaattgcgagtttaaactcgtaattctgagaaaaaaagtcagaattctgagaaaattaaattgcaattacctttttttatttagtggtggaaacaagcttccataaacaAGAGCTTGAGCAGGTGtagaaatgttaatttttgcCTTTTCCTCATGCAAACCTATCACATTTTTTCAAAGACTTGTAAAATAGCGCAAGAGTCATATGAACCACTTTTATGGATATGATTATGGTGTAGTTTTATTTGGCGTCATGGAGTAGCCAGTATATTTCTCAAAGATGAATTgctttccacagaagaaagtgaGTCAGATTTGGAACGGTTTAAgtatgagtaaataatgactggtctttcatttttgcatgaacTATCCTGTTAAGCTGCATGCATGCACAGAATTCAGTTTATTGCATAATATAACTTTACAGCAAAAGCACATTCAAACAAATGCTTTCTACTGGCAAAACACCATTAAACACTTAGTAAACCAATGCATTTGGGTGGTATCAGAGAGTGAGATTGTTGAGAAGAGGGCGGGAAGTGAGATTTAGTCTTAATTTACAGCAGTCATGGCTTAGGAGGCACCCAGTGAGGCATTAAAGTTCCCTGTGCATGTCTTGTGATAAGGCAAACTCCCTCATTATGTGTGGAGGAGTGCATTCCAGCGCAAACGTGTTGATGTCTTAAAGCAAAGCAATTGTTTAGAGAAGCGAAAGTGCTTGGCATAGTACTTCTAACCAGCTTTTATTGTGAATTACAAATTCAGTGACATTCTTTTTCTGCCGTGCTTCATTTGTCTGTTATAAATTATGATGCCAACAGCTGCACATGGCTTGCACGTAACAAACATGTGGTAGACTTTAGACATTATATTACTTTAGACATTATAAGTATGAGAAATGAGTCACTTACAAACCTAAATGTAATCTATTTTACAAGGCATTTATAAGTGCATCTCACAGAGGACTCCAAGGACCCCCGCTGTCCAAGACGATGTTTGAAGGCCCCCCATGTAGGCTAAGATACTTTAATTCTGGTGCTTTGGCTGTAATGATGACAaagctgcttgttttcaaacggTATGTAGATTAACGCAATTAACCTTGATTATTTTCGTAATTTCGGAAGTTTCAAGAACTGCATGTTCCCACACTTTTTGACTGATAAATTTACATGACTTTTCTAGTTGTTAGAGATTACAGGATAAGGGTTTTAATCATTAAAACttgacccttttcacatttccgggtttctcagaagtcgtcatagttgggtaaaattctatagcggtgaatgagagaatacattaaatatattgcatgtttccatttgctcaaatagcaaaagaaaaactccgcaagtgttttcacaactttcaaaaagaggggaaaaaaagcgattgataacggcagtcagaagagagaaagacgtCAATTTTACTGTCACTCCCATAGctgctgtattagaaacaccctcacagcagcgttaactaattttttgtaatttgatgcaaaggtaatataatactaagtatagcgttataaatgtacatacgtttttaaaaaaaaaaatgaaaatataaaaaactttgcaggatttacGGTTCTGATGACCGATTTTTTCGTAATGCCGAAAAAATgcatcatcacagtctgtgaaaagggtctaatTTTACAGATATTTTTGTCTTACAAGTTATTTTAGAGCTTGGCATAACtagaaaaatgtatattcattATAGAAAATTccatgacattttaatttttttccaggCCTTAAAATGTCCTAATATTTCCtgagaaaaattaataaattaaaataaaagatatagGCTAATGTAACTGGCAAGCTgactaaagacatttttacactTTAATTAAGGTAGTGTaacttataaataaataaataattcacttTACAGttctgataaaaataaatatatgttaaaatcaaCCTGGTCTTCCAGTGTGGTCAAGCTGGTTTTAAGAGAGCTGACCAACCAGCTAAAAATCAGCTTGGCCAGACTGTGAGACAGCTAAACCAGTTAAGAACAGCATACCATTTTAGCctggtttaaaggtgccctagaaccatttttacaagatgtaataaaagtctaaggtgtcccctgaatgtgtctgtaaagtttcagctcaaaataccccagatattttttttaattaatttttttaactgcctattttggggcatcattaactatgcactgattcaggctgcggcccctttaaatcgcgcgctccctgcccccccaaCTCTAGACTATaatacagcgcatttacaaagttcacacagctaatataaccctcaaatggatctttacaagatgttcatcatgcatgctgcatgcatacatcagatcatgtaagtattgtatttatttggatgtattacatttgattctgaatgagtttgaggctgtgctccgtggctaaagctaacattacacactgttggagagatttataaaagaattaagttgtgtttatccattatacagactgcaagtgtttaaaaatgaaaatagcgacagctcttgtctctgcgaatacagtaagaaactatggtaactttaaccacatttaacagtacattagcaacatgctaatgaaacacttagaaagacaatttacaaatatcactaaaaatatcatgtaatcatggatcatgtcagttattatcgctccatctgccatttttcgctattgttcttgcttgcttacctagtttgttgattcaagctgtgcacatccagacgttaatactggctgcccttgtctaatgccttgaacatgggctggcatatgcaaatattgggggcatacgtattaatgatcccgactgttacgtaacagttggtgttatgttgagattcacctgtttttcggaggtcttttaaacaaatgagatttacacaaggaggaggaaacaatggagtttgaaactcagtgtatgtcatttccatgtactgaactcttgttattcaactatgccaatataaattcaatatttaattctagggcacctttaaacatttgttgttgttgttgttttccagCAGTGTTGCTGATGATGACCCCTAATAGGCCTTGGTTTCCTGTCTGAGAAGCAGGAGTGAAATGTTTGTTTCTTTAACGTTACATAGCTGGGGAAAAAATCCATTTTGGTTCCACCACAAAGAAAACCTTTCAAGCAGTACAGATCAAGACAAATATTTCAGGTTTAAGAGCGGGCTGCTGGAATGAATGAAGGCGATTACGGACTTGGGATTTTTccacaagaagaaaaaaaagctcTCGTTTATTTGTGAGTTTAATTAACTCAGTCTCTCTATAAAGCTCTTTAAGAAGCACCTCGCCACCCCAACCAACCCCCTCCTCGTCTTCTCCGATCTCCCTACAAGCTTTGCGCGCTCTAACACCCCCCACATATCACTATGGCAACAAGTGGGATAGTAACGCATACACAATaccccctcctcctcctcctcctcctcctcctcccttcAGCTTCTTTTTTGAACCCAACGGCACTGGCAAGATGATAAAGTGCTACCGAACTtttgaacaaacattttaaattcacTTGACATATATATTcctattttaattaataaataaataaatatatcccctctaaataaaagcaaaaatgataAGCCGAATCTTACCTTTATCATACTTCTTGAGTGGTGTCTTGGCCCGGTGTCACAACAGTTGTGCGGCTTCGATCGAATCGTCAGCCGCGACTAACTCCTCCGACAGTCCAATGTCCGACGAATCACGCATATTAACTTAGCGGAAATCGTTAAACAGGCCAGAGATTAATGCGAAAGTACGTAGTGAACGAACAACCAGCCAATATTTCGTCTGGTGATTCACAAGAACAAACACCCCTTAGTCACAGACCTACCGGGACGGAAAACTTTCCATTAAAAGTGTGGCTCGAGCACTCCCTCAGGCAAATTATCTGCACATGACCGAAACCAACCGGACACGAAGCAGATTTGCGGGTCAAAACTGCCTGCGTTGAAAATTTAAAGTTGGTTCGCTGCGGTGGAAAAGCTCAGCCAGAGAGCCTCCAGGCTGGCAGCGTCGCGACAGTATTGGACAGCATCAGTGCACTTGTTGCGCTGATTGCTTCGGGGCGGAGGAACAAGTCGACTGTGATACGCGGATCGTAGTCTGCCCACGGGACGCCAGCCAaaatcaccagcactatatcAGTATGCTCGATATCACAGTATcctataaattatttttgttttaacatttaGAAAACATTCTCCTCATGATATGATTTTCTTGACTATACGCGCAGACCTGTTTCAGCCATTAAATCAAATACATTAATGCTTAGGTTGTGTCCTGCccaataaatatgaataaaaagggtttttatattttcttaaaataaataaataaataaaaatagtgtTGTTTGTCTGTGCAAAACTCGCTAGATTGGATGTCAATTTGTTGTGGCTGCTAAATTGTGTTGAGTGGTTTTAGCATGATGCTTGTTTGCTAGTTAGCTAATTGCTTAACTGATATTGTGGCCTCTTCCTCCTCAATGTGCACCCAAGATGATTTTACTATGATTCATTTCTTTAACACAGTGTGGGATGAGCACAAATGTTAGCCAAagggtaaattcaaattctccAATGAGCCTGTATTACTTTTACACATTTGGcggatgcttttatccaaatttATTCCTTAGCAGTGAAACTGCCTTGGTCTGCCAGTCAAAGCCATGAAATCAAATttaacaattcttatttttttatggaatattgcagtgtttaagagaacaaaactgaaactgaattgagctgaataatgacactacaATATTGCAGCGTTGACAGTTTTTGAACTTTATGAATCATGAATTGAATTAAgatgaataatgacactattatcTTCTGTGGAGCTGCTTATATCTGAATTGAATTCATAATTTACATCTACATatacattacatttataatttatgaacTGCGCAACACTCtaaatgaaaacaattaaactgaactgaatAATGACATTTTACAGCTGAATGAATTTCACAACATTAACACTGTGTTTACAATCTGttttgtataaagcgctataaataaatgtgacttgacttggatGTGACTTATTATATGATTTATCTATGCACATAATTTTTTTAGATTTCAAATAATTCATCCAAAACATTAATTTCACCTCCCGCTCGCAATGACATCACTTCTCTGATAACGTGCGTGTCACCATGAGGGTGGGACAATAATCCCTGCTCTtgagcaacctgtcactcacatgagagcAAACGACAATGATCCAATCAGTTCCCAATGAACTGATGTTGGAGAAGCAGTTTAAatcagatatacatcacaatatggaagaaaagaccATCgtaacttccgtttcatgctgactttaagctACAGGAACACTATAGTGATAGTGATATACACACACCATTTTGTTCACGGATAAATCTAAGCAGCACAAagtatgatttatttttattgaaaattataataacaccagtgaatctaaaatattttctttcaaagcaTACTGTATTCCTTTTTGAGGCAGCATATTTAGGTTGCAAAAAGAAGAAATCCAGAAAAAACTGTGTCATCGTCTTCATCTGCATATAACCCGTTAAACAGCTGTTTATCAGCCACTTGCAACCACACTTTATCTCCGACCTCCAGTTCTAGGACTGCCCCTCCGGCAGCCTGGTCCTCAACTCCTTGGTAGCTGTCCATAGTGTAGATCACTCGCTGACCATTCTTCATCAAGACCACTTTTACATTGCGAGAGTAGACAGTGATATGGTAGGAGAAAAAATATGCTCCGCTGATGGCACAAGTAAAGCGGCCGGTCTCAGGGTCATAATGACCCTGACGGTTATAGAGGATTTTATCAAAGCGTATTGGAGCATTAGCAGCAGGTAACTTGGTGCTTTCGCTCAATCTAGCTGAGAAGGCACTTTTTGGTATCTCAGGCATGTCCCCCTTTGGACCTTGCTCCCCAGTGTCCCCTTTTGACCCTTTCTCACCACGAACACCAATGCTGCCTTTGATACCTTGGTGGCCAAGCTCACCTTTTGGGCCTGGTCGTCCTGGGGGCCCCAAAGGACCCTGTATGCCCTTGTCTCCCTTATAGCCTTTGTCTCCTTGTGGACCTTCAGGGCCTATAGGACCCACGTCCCCTTTGATGCCCTGTGGTCCTGGCAAACCAAGTTCTCCCTTCTGACCTTTCAAACCCAATGGCCCTGAGAAGCCTTGGGGCCCCA is a genomic window containing:
- the c1qtnf9 gene encoding complement C1q and tumor necrosis factor-related protein 9A yields the protein MLFVRQICMLFLVVLINAAEQSVPDKNSGCVYGHPGIPGDPGHNGMPGRDGRDGAKGDKGDRGDIGTCGEAGKNGPKGDKGEPGVPGIAGMKGKRGDNGERGPPGKMGPQGFSGPLGLKGQKGELGLPGPQGIKGDVGPIGPEGPQGDKGYKGDKGIQGPLGPPGRPGPKGELGHQGIKGSIGVRGEKGSKGDTGEQGPKGDMPEIPKSAFSARLSESTKLPAANAPIRFDKILYNRQGHYDPETGRFTCAISGAYFFSYHITVYSRNVKVVLMKNGQRVIYTMDSYQGVEDQAAGGAVLELEVGDKVWLQVADKQLFNGLYADEDDDTVFSGFLLFAT